TCTCCGGAACATCCGTGGTCCTCGGACGGAGGCGGTCGCGGTGAGGTGGCGATCACTCGGCCTTCTCATGTTGGTTCTGGCGGCTCTGGGTGCGGGCTATTACACCATGGAGACTAGGACGCTATCCGGGTCGGATGCCAACAAATTATTTCAAGCCGAGGAAAAGGACGTCGAAAAGATCTCCATCACACGAGGCGAAGAGCTGATCGTGCTGAAGCGTGAAGGCGATGGGTGGCGGCTGATCGAACCTGTGCGGGCCACGGCCGACAGCTCAGAGGTCGCCTCGCTGCTGCATACGCTCCTGGAAGCCAGGGAAGAACGACGCATCGAGGAGGCGCCAACCCGCCTCGCTGACTACGGGCTTGAGCGTCCTTCGCTCACTCTTCGCGTGACGCTCAAGGGTGGGCACACGTTACCAGCTCTCCTGCTGGGCGATGTAAACCCAAACGGTCGCTCTATCTATGCCAAACGGCCCGATCAGCCCGCGGTCTTGTTGGCGACCGTCATCGTGCGCGTCCGCGCGGACCGGAAGCCGGATGATTTTCGTAACAAGACCCTGCTGGCGCTGGAGCCGAACCAGGTCACTCAGGTCGAACTGGCCGGCAAGGGACAACCGATCAGCCTTAGCCAGACTGAAGGAAAGGGGTGGGAGATGAGTAAGCCGATCAAGGCCAGGGCTGACGCAGCCGTGATCGGACGGTTGTTGTGGAAGATCAAGGACGCCCGCGTGACTGCATTTGTTGACTCCGGTCCGGACGCTAAGCGCAAGTACGGCCTGGAGCGCCCCGATCTGATCGTAGAGTTGAAGGATGCGAGCAGCGTGAAG
Above is a genomic segment from Candidatus Methylomirabilis sp. containing:
- a CDS encoding DUF4340 domain-containing protein encodes the protein MRWRSLGLLMLVLAALGAGYYTMETRTLSGSDANKLFQAEEKDVEKISITRGEELIVLKREGDGWRLIEPVRATADSSEVASLLHTLLEAREERRIEEAPTRLADYGLERPSLTLRVTLKGGHTLPALLLGDVNPNGRSIYAKRPDQPAVLLATVIVRVRADRKPDDFRNKTLLALEPNQVTQVELAGKGQPISLSQTEGKGWEMSKPIKARADAAVIGRLLWKIKDARVTAFVDSGPDAKRKYGLERPDLIVELKDASSVKRLLLKKAADPQVGLYAMAEPGVGVVTIDSAFLDSLPNGPDAFKQTTPPATTR